The Georgenia faecalis genome includes a window with the following:
- the murD gene encoding UDP-N-acetylmuramoyl-L-alanine--D-glutamate ligase, which translates to MSGLDLAGARVVVVGLGTSGRAVLDVLGTSGARLLGLDGRESAIEAARAGGEVPASVELRAAEDLAEAAFAAGPDLLVVSPGVPATSPLLRRAAAEGVATWSEVELAWRLQETPVPWLTLTGTNGKTTTVGMLSSILTAAGLRAPAVGNVGTPVVRVVAEGAADVLAVELSSFQLHLTHTVEPEASACLNVAPDHLDWHGSFDAYAADKAKVYARTHRACVYTVADPRTRAMVEEAEVVEGARAVGVRLGAPGVGELGLVEDVLCDRAFLPTRHTHAAMLGELSDLAHLAPGDVPAHVVTDALVAAALARAHGVAPEDVRAGLRAYAPGAHRIEVVAERDGVTWIDDSKATNAHAAAASLGAQDPGRVVWIAGGLAKGARFDELVRTVRDRLAAVVLIGVDREPLRTALGRHAAEVPLVEVSAQDTGEVMSHAVAEAARLARKGDTVLLAPACASMDQFPGYGARGEAFARAVRELGER; encoded by the coding sequence GTGAGCGGCCTCGACCTCGCCGGGGCGCGGGTGGTCGTCGTCGGCCTGGGCACCTCCGGCCGCGCGGTCCTCGACGTCCTCGGGACCTCGGGGGCCCGGCTCCTCGGGCTGGACGGCCGGGAGAGCGCGATCGAGGCGGCCCGGGCGGGCGGCGAGGTCCCCGCCTCCGTCGAGCTGCGCGCCGCGGAGGACCTCGCCGAGGCGGCGTTCGCCGCCGGGCCCGACCTCCTCGTCGTCTCCCCGGGCGTCCCCGCGACCTCCCCGCTCCTGCGTCGCGCCGCGGCCGAGGGGGTGGCGACGTGGAGCGAGGTCGAGCTCGCCTGGCGCCTCCAGGAGACGCCGGTCCCGTGGCTCACCTTGACGGGCACGAACGGCAAGACGACGACGGTGGGCATGCTCAGCTCCATCCTCACGGCGGCCGGCCTGCGCGCCCCGGCCGTGGGGAACGTCGGCACCCCGGTGGTACGCGTCGTCGCCGAGGGCGCCGCCGACGTGCTCGCCGTCGAGCTCTCGAGCTTCCAGCTCCACCTCACCCACACCGTCGAGCCGGAGGCGAGCGCGTGCCTCAACGTCGCGCCCGACCACCTCGACTGGCACGGCTCGTTCGACGCCTACGCCGCGGACAAGGCCAAGGTCTACGCCCGCACGCACCGCGCCTGCGTCTACACCGTGGCTGACCCCCGCACCCGCGCCATGGTGGAGGAGGCGGAGGTCGTCGAGGGGGCGCGCGCCGTCGGCGTCCGGCTCGGGGCACCCGGGGTGGGCGAGCTCGGGCTCGTCGAGGACGTCCTGTGCGACCGCGCCTTCCTCCCCACCCGGCACACCCACGCGGCGATGCTCGGGGAGCTCTCCGACCTCGCGCACCTCGCCCCCGGCGACGTCCCGGCGCACGTGGTCACCGACGCGCTGGTGGCGGCGGCCCTCGCCCGGGCGCACGGCGTCGCGCCCGAGGACGTCCGCGCGGGCCTGCGCGCCTACGCGCCCGGCGCCCACCGCATCGAGGTCGTCGCCGAGCGCGACGGTGTCACCTGGATCGACGACTCCAAGGCGACCAACGCGCACGCCGCCGCTGCCAGCCTCGGCGCGCAGGATCCCGGGCGGGTCGTGTGGATCGCCGGGGGCCTGGCCAAGGGCGCCCGGTTCGACGAGCTGGTCCGCACGGTGCGGGACCGGCTCGCCGCCGTCGTCCTCATCGGCGTCGACCGCGAGCCGCTGCGCACCGCCCTGGGGCGACACGCGGCCGAGGTCCCGCTCGTCGAGGTGAGCGCGCAGGACACTGGCGAGGTGATGTCGCATGCCGTGGCCGAGGCCGCCCGCCTCGCCCGGAAGGGGGACACCGTCCTGCTCGCACCCGCGTGCGCGTCGATGGACCAGTTCCCCGGGTACGGCGCGCGGGGTGAGGCGTTCGCCCGGGCGGTGCGAGAGCTGGGGGAGCGATGA
- the murC gene encoding UDP-N-acetylmuramate--L-alanine ligase, translating into MADAAHLIGIGGAGMSPVAELLAARGWAVSGSDARDSAVLDRLRAHGIDAHAGHDAAHVPDGALVVVSTAVRPTNPELVHARERGLRVVHRSEALALAAQGQELVAVAGAHGKTTTSAMIAVALTALGLDPSFAIGGEVLALGTGAHLGTGRAFVAEADESDGSFLNYRPAVAVVTNVEPDHLDHYGSRAAFEQAFVDFAGRVLPGGLLVACADDAGGLALARRVPGRVLTYGTVEAPLDGPHVRLLDVVTGPTGSRARLVTDDGDVPLELAVGGEHNLLNATAAWCAGVAVGADPVAMAAALGTFTGTARRFQARGEAGGVRVVDDYAHHPTEVAATLRTARLAAGEGRVIALFQPHLYSRTRTFAAEFARALDTADEAVVTDVYAAREDPEPGVDGSLITRTMERGRFVPDRVEAARAAARLARPGDLVLTVGAGDVTELGPVILDELAGRP; encoded by the coding sequence GTGGCTGACGCCGCCCACCTCATCGGCATCGGCGGGGCCGGCATGTCGCCGGTCGCCGAGCTCCTTGCCGCCCGCGGCTGGGCGGTGTCCGGCTCGGACGCGCGCGACAGCGCCGTCCTCGACCGCCTGCGCGCGCACGGCATCGACGCCCACGCCGGCCACGACGCCGCGCACGTGCCCGACGGCGCGCTCGTCGTCGTCTCCACCGCGGTACGCCCGACCAACCCCGAGCTCGTGCACGCCCGCGAGCGGGGCCTGCGCGTCGTGCACCGCAGCGAGGCCCTCGCGCTGGCGGCGCAGGGCCAGGAGCTCGTCGCCGTCGCCGGCGCGCACGGCAAGACGACGACGTCGGCGATGATCGCCGTCGCCCTCACCGCCCTGGGCCTGGACCCCAGCTTCGCCATCGGCGGTGAGGTCCTCGCCCTCGGCACCGGCGCGCACCTGGGCACCGGGCGGGCCTTCGTCGCCGAGGCGGACGAGTCCGACGGGTCGTTCCTCAACTACCGGCCGGCGGTCGCCGTGGTGACCAACGTCGAGCCGGACCACCTCGACCACTACGGCTCCCGGGCCGCCTTCGAGCAGGCGTTCGTCGACTTCGCGGGGCGGGTCCTGCCCGGGGGGCTGCTCGTCGCCTGCGCCGACGACGCCGGCGGGCTCGCCCTGGCACGGCGCGTCCCCGGACGCGTCCTCACCTACGGCACCGTCGAGGCGCCGCTCGACGGCCCGCACGTGCGGCTGCTCGACGTCGTCACGGGTCCGACCGGGTCGCGCGCGCGCCTCGTGACGGACGACGGCGACGTCCCCCTCGAGCTGGCGGTCGGCGGCGAGCACAACCTCCTCAACGCCACCGCGGCGTGGTGCGCCGGGGTGGCGGTCGGCGCCGACCCGGTGGCGATGGCCGCGGCGCTCGGCACCTTCACCGGCACCGCGCGGCGGTTCCAGGCCCGCGGGGAGGCCGGCGGCGTGCGGGTGGTCGACGACTACGCCCACCACCCGACCGAGGTGGCCGCGACCCTGCGCACGGCGCGGCTGGCCGCGGGGGAGGGCCGGGTGATCGCGCTGTTCCAGCCGCACCTGTACTCCCGGACCCGCACGTTCGCCGCGGAGTTCGCCCGCGCGCTCGACACCGCGGACGAGGCCGTCGTCACCGACGTGTACGCCGCGCGGGAGGACCCCGAGCCCGGCGTGGACGGCTCGCTCATCACCCGGACCATGGAGCGCGGGCGCTTCGTCCCCGACCGCGTGGAGGCGGCCCGCGCGGCGGCCCGGCTCGCGCGCCCGGGCGACCTCGTCCTCACGGTCGGCGCGGGTGACGTCACCGAGCTCGGCCCGGTCATCCTCGACGAGCTGGCGGGCCGGCCGTGA
- a CDS encoding UDP-N-acetylmuramoyl-L-alanyl-D-glutamate--2,6-diaminopimelate ligase translates to MTPDLLRPRMTRPTPLAALARHLGMTPLTGVDPAGVDVVGASVASDDVGPGEVFIALPGARTHGATYVPQALDAGAVAVVTDTAGAELCARVCLDRGVPLLVTEDPRALAGPLSALVYGLPAEHLRTAAVTGTNGKTTTTYFLDAIARRATAATAVLGTVELRVGETTVPSPRTTVEAPVLHRLLALGLERGVGAASIEVSSHALALHRVDGLVVDVAGFTNLQRDHLDYHGTMERYLADKAILFTPEHARRAVVCVDDEWGRALAARTVLPVDRVRAYPGDAEAEWTVHDASIGLDGVASTFTLRGPGGFEVQASCPLPGRVNIQNAALAIVMGLRWGVAPADVVDAVAHAHGIPGRMERVSQRGDGLPLTVVDFAHTPDALELALEAVRPVTPGRLIAVFGSDGDRDQGKRPLLGAVAARLADVLVVTDENPRSEDPATIRRAILDGVRSVRPDLTDVDEASTRVEAIARAVEIAGPEDTIIITGKGHEPHQEIAGVFHPYNDVPVLREAIERRWGTR, encoded by the coding sequence GTGACACCTGACCTCCTGCGACCCCGCATGACCCGACCGACGCCCCTCGCCGCCCTCGCCCGGCACCTGGGCATGACCCCCCTGACCGGGGTGGACCCCGCGGGGGTGGACGTCGTCGGAGCGAGCGTCGCGAGCGACGACGTCGGTCCGGGCGAGGTCTTCATCGCCCTGCCGGGGGCCCGTACCCACGGCGCCACGTACGTCCCGCAGGCGCTCGACGCCGGGGCCGTCGCCGTCGTCACGGACACCGCGGGCGCGGAGCTGTGCGCCCGGGTCTGCCTCGACCGCGGCGTCCCCCTGCTCGTCACCGAGGACCCCCGGGCCCTCGCCGGCCCGCTGAGCGCGCTGGTCTACGGGCTCCCCGCGGAGCACCTGCGTACCGCCGCCGTCACCGGGACCAACGGCAAGACGACGACGACGTACTTCCTCGACGCCATCGCCCGGCGGGCGACCGCCGCGACGGCGGTCCTCGGCACCGTCGAGCTGCGCGTGGGGGAGACGACCGTCCCCAGCCCGCGCACGACCGTCGAGGCGCCGGTCCTCCACCGACTCCTCGCCCTCGGGCTCGAGCGCGGCGTCGGCGCCGCGAGCATCGAGGTGTCCTCGCACGCCCTCGCGCTCCACCGGGTCGACGGGCTCGTCGTCGACGTCGCCGGCTTCACCAACCTCCAGCGCGACCACCTCGACTACCACGGGACGATGGAGCGCTACCTCGCGGACAAGGCGATCCTCTTCACCCCCGAGCACGCCCGGCGTGCGGTCGTCTGCGTCGACGACGAGTGGGGCCGCGCGCTGGCGGCGCGCACCGTGCTGCCCGTGGACCGCGTGCGCGCCTACCCCGGGGACGCCGAGGCGGAGTGGACCGTGCACGACGCGAGCATCGGGCTCGACGGCGTCGCCTCGACGTTCACCCTGCGCGGCCCCGGCGGGTTCGAGGTCCAGGCGTCGTGCCCGCTCCCCGGGCGCGTGAACATCCAGAACGCGGCCCTCGCCATCGTCATGGGGCTGCGCTGGGGCGTCGCCCCCGCCGACGTCGTCGACGCGGTCGCCCACGCCCACGGCATCCCCGGCCGCATGGAGCGGGTGAGCCAGCGCGGGGACGGCCTGCCGCTCACCGTCGTCGATTTCGCCCACACGCCGGACGCCCTCGAGCTCGCGCTCGAGGCGGTGCGGCCCGTCACCCCGGGACGGCTCATCGCCGTCTTCGGCTCCGACGGCGACCGCGACCAGGGCAAGCGCCCGCTGCTCGGCGCCGTCGCCGCCCGGCTGGCCGACGTGCTCGTCGTCACCGACGAGAACCCGCGCTCGGAGGACCCGGCGACGATCCGGCGCGCCATCCTCGACGGGGTGCGTTCCGTGCGCCCCGACCTGACCGACGTCGACGAGGCGTCGACCCGCGTCGAGGCCATCGCCCGCGCGGTGGAGATCGCCGGACCGGAGGACACCATCATCATCACCGGCAAGGGCCACGAGCCGCACCAGGAGATCGCCGGGGTGTTCCACCCGTACAACGACGTCCCCGTCCTGCGCGAGGCGATCGAGCGCCGCTGGGGGACCCGATGA
- a CDS encoding UDP-N-acetylmuramoyl-tripeptide--D-alanyl-D-alanine ligase gives MTAQDVAAAVGGTLVGAAPGLLVDGPVVTDSRLVAPGALFVAVAGERTDGHDHAAAASAAGAVLTLASRPVDVPHVLVPDTVEALGELARVVLDRLRAEGELRVVGVTGSVGKTTTKDLLAQVLGAAGPTVAPRESFNNEIGLPLTVLTATPATRYLVLEMGASGPGHIDYLTRIAPLDVAVVLIVGHAHMGGFGSIEAVARAKSEIVTGLRPDGTAVLNADDARVAAMAALAPAAVVRFGRGAEATVRARDVRTDDASRASFTLEVDVSGARSAHPVELRLVGEHQVSNALAAAATAVVLGLDAGAVAAALGRAERVSAHRMAVTDRADGVRIVDDAYNANPDSVAAALRTLAHMPARRRIAVLGEMLELGATAQADHTAVGALAASLGIDEVVAVGPSADAVRAGAGERARMVADVADVELDLHPGDVVLLKGSNGSGVWRLADRLVAGGAA, from the coding sequence ATGACCGCGCAGGACGTCGCGGCGGCGGTCGGTGGCACGCTCGTCGGGGCAGCCCCCGGCCTGCTCGTCGACGGCCCCGTCGTCACCGACTCGCGCCTCGTCGCGCCCGGGGCCCTGTTCGTCGCCGTCGCCGGCGAGCGCACGGACGGGCACGACCACGCCGCCGCCGCGTCGGCCGCCGGCGCCGTCCTCACCCTCGCCTCGCGCCCCGTCGACGTCCCGCACGTCCTCGTCCCGGACACCGTCGAGGCGCTGGGCGAGCTCGCCCGCGTCGTCCTCGACCGGTTGCGCGCCGAGGGGGAGCTCCGCGTCGTCGGGGTGACCGGCTCCGTGGGCAAGACGACGACGAAGGACCTCCTCGCCCAGGTGCTCGGCGCGGCCGGCCCCACGGTGGCGCCCCGGGAGTCGTTCAACAACGAGATCGGCCTGCCGCTCACCGTCCTCACGGCCACCCCGGCCACCCGGTACCTCGTCCTCGAGATGGGGGCCAGCGGCCCGGGCCACATCGACTACCTCACCCGCATCGCCCCCCTCGACGTCGCCGTCGTCCTCATCGTCGGGCACGCCCACATGGGCGGGTTCGGCTCCATCGAGGCCGTCGCCCGGGCGAAGTCGGAGATCGTCACCGGGCTGCGCCCGGACGGCACCGCCGTGCTCAACGCCGACGACGCCCGCGTCGCGGCGATGGCCGCCCTCGCCCCCGCGGCGGTGGTCCGCTTCGGCCGCGGCGCCGAGGCCACCGTGCGGGCGCGCGACGTGCGCACCGACGACGCGTCGCGGGCCTCGTTCACCCTGGAGGTGGACGTCTCGGGCGCCCGCAGCGCGCACCCGGTCGAGCTGCGCCTCGTCGGCGAGCACCAGGTCTCCAACGCCCTCGCGGCGGCGGCGACCGCCGTCGTCCTCGGGCTCGACGCCGGGGCCGTGGCCGCGGCCCTCGGGCGGGCCGAGCGGGTGAGCGCGCACCGCATGGCGGTCACCGACCGTGCCGACGGCGTCCGCATCGTCGACGACGCCTACAACGCCAACCCGGACTCCGTGGCCGCCGCGCTGCGCACCCTCGCCCACATGCCCGCCCGGCGCCGCATCGCCGTGCTCGGCGAGATGCTCGAGCTCGGCGCGACGGCGCAGGCGGACCACACCGCCGTCGGTGCGCTCGCCGCGTCGCTCGGCATCGACGAGGTGGTGGCCGTCGGCCCCAGCGCCGACGCCGTGCGCGCCGGGGCCGGGGAGCGCGCCCGCATGGTCGCCGACGTCGCCGACGTCGAGCTCGACCTGCACCCGGGCGACGTCGTGCTCCTCAAGGGCTCGAACGGGTCGGGCGTGTGGCGCCTGGCTGACCGCCTCGTCGCCGGAGGCGCCGCGTGA
- the ftsW gene encoding putative lipid II flippase FtsW, with protein MTTVDEPTTRARTGFRPDAATLSYYLIGTATLLLLAIGVVMVLSASSITSIRETGNPYGQFLNQAQFALIGVPLMIVASRVPVAWYRRLAWPALGLGLFLQALIFSPLGTGEKGNTNWVTIPGLGQTVQPSEFLKLALALWLGLVLARKGRLLQQWQHVAIPGLVVAVLAIGLVLGGRDVGTALVVVALVAGGLFFAGVPLRWFAGAGVAAAGVLAFLVIDSPNRMQRVLAVFGGECDASAACYQSKHGLYGLGTGGLSGVGLGASRQKWSYLPEAHNDYILAIIGEELGLWGTLLVLGLFAALAFGLLRVVRRHPDPFVRIATGAITAWILTQAIINIGVVVGLLPVIGVPLPLVSAGGSALIATLLAMGVVLAFARSEPGAAQALQARRGTVRRSLAVVARGRRG; from the coding sequence ATGACGACGGTCGACGAGCCGACCACCCGCGCCCGGACCGGGTTCCGCCCGGACGCGGCGACCCTGAGCTACTACCTCATCGGGACGGCGACGCTGCTCCTGCTCGCCATCGGCGTGGTCATGGTCCTGTCCGCCTCGTCGATCACCTCGATCCGCGAGACGGGCAACCCCTACGGGCAGTTCCTCAACCAGGCGCAGTTCGCGCTCATCGGCGTGCCGCTGATGATCGTCGCGAGCCGCGTCCCCGTCGCGTGGTACCGGCGCCTCGCCTGGCCGGCGCTCGGGCTCGGGCTCTTCCTGCAGGCCCTGATCTTCAGCCCGCTCGGCACGGGCGAGAAGGGCAACACCAACTGGGTGACGATCCCGGGGCTGGGCCAGACCGTGCAGCCCTCGGAGTTCCTCAAGCTTGCCCTCGCGCTGTGGCTCGGCCTGGTGCTCGCCCGCAAGGGACGCCTCCTCCAGCAGTGGCAGCACGTCGCCATCCCCGGGCTCGTCGTCGCCGTCCTCGCCATCGGCCTCGTCCTCGGCGGCCGTGACGTCGGCACCGCGCTCGTCGTCGTCGCCCTCGTCGCCGGCGGGCTGTTCTTCGCCGGGGTCCCGCTGCGCTGGTTCGCCGGGGCGGGCGTCGCAGCCGCCGGGGTGCTCGCCTTCCTCGTCATCGACTCCCCGAACCGCATGCAGCGCGTCCTGGCCGTATTCGGCGGGGAGTGCGACGCCTCCGCCGCGTGCTACCAGTCCAAGCACGGGCTCTACGGGCTCGGCACCGGGGGGCTCTCCGGCGTCGGCCTCGGCGCCTCCCGCCAGAAGTGGTCCTACCTGCCCGAGGCGCACAACGACTACATCCTCGCCATCATCGGCGAGGAGCTCGGGCTGTGGGGGACGCTCCTCGTCCTCGGCCTCTTCGCCGCGCTCGCCTTCGGCCTGCTCCGCGTCGTGCGCCGCCACCCCGACCCGTTCGTGCGCATCGCCACCGGCGCCATCACCGCGTGGATCCTTACCCAGGCCATCATCAACATCGGCGTCGTCGTCGGCCTCCTGCCCGTCATCGGCGTGCCGTTGCCCCTCGTCTCCGCCGGCGGCTCCGCGCTCATCGCCACGCTGCTCGCCATGGGGGTGGTCCTCGCCTTCGCCCGGTCCGAGCCCGGCGCGGCGCAGGCGCTCCAGGCGCGCCGCGGCACCGTGCGGCGCTCGCTCGCCGTGGTCGCCCGAGGCCGACGTGGCTGA
- the murG gene encoding undecaprenyldiphospho-muramoylpentapeptide beta-N-acetylglucosaminyltransferase — protein MAEPLRVLLAGGGTAGHVNPLLATAAELAARPDGAAVTVLGTREGLESRLVPDQGLPLRIVDRVPLPRRPSGDLLRVPGRLRGAVRQATDAITGSRAEVVVGFGGYVAAPAYLAAARLGVPVVVHEQNARPGLANRLGARRARTVAVTFPGTPLPRAELTGLPLRPGIARLVAERSADAATRRRAGAGALGLDPARPTLVVTGGSLGAQRINEAVAGAARDLLAAGVQVLHLTGAGKDAAVRDAVGGLDGYHVRAYLDGIEDAYACADLVLARAGAGTVSELAALGIGAVYVPLPIGNGEQRRNAAGVVGAGGGVLVEDAALDAALVRAEILPLLTDADRLARLGERAATAGIRDGAARLADLVAAAARGGARG, from the coding sequence GTGGCTGAGCCGCTACGGGTCCTGCTCGCCGGCGGCGGCACGGCCGGCCACGTCAACCCGCTCCTCGCGACCGCCGCCGAGCTCGCCGCCCGCCCGGACGGCGCCGCGGTCACCGTGCTCGGCACCCGCGAGGGGCTGGAGTCGCGGCTGGTCCCCGACCAGGGGCTGCCGCTGCGCATCGTCGACCGCGTCCCGCTGCCCCGGCGCCCCTCGGGCGACCTGCTGCGGGTCCCCGGCCGGCTGCGCGGTGCGGTCCGGCAGGCCACGGACGCCATCACTGGCTCGCGGGCCGAGGTGGTCGTCGGCTTCGGCGGCTACGTCGCCGCGCCCGCCTACCTCGCCGCCGCCCGCCTGGGCGTCCCCGTCGTCGTCCACGAGCAGAACGCCCGCCCGGGCCTGGCCAACCGGCTCGGCGCCCGCCGCGCCCGCACCGTGGCGGTGACGTTCCCCGGCACCCCGCTGCCGCGCGCCGAGCTCACCGGCCTGCCGCTGCGGCCCGGCATCGCGCGGCTGGTCGCCGAGCGGTCCGCCGACGCCGCCACCCGGCGCCGCGCCGGGGCCGGCGCCCTCGGGCTCGACCCCGCCCGCCCCACGCTCGTCGTCACCGGCGGCTCCCTGGGTGCCCAGCGCATCAACGAGGCGGTGGCGGGCGCCGCCCGTGACCTCCTCGCGGCCGGCGTCCAGGTGCTCCACCTCACCGGGGCCGGCAAGGACGCCGCTGTACGCGACGCCGTCGGCGGCCTCGACGGCTACCACGTGCGGGCCTACCTCGACGGGATCGAGGACGCCTACGCCTGCGCGGACCTCGTCCTCGCCCGTGCCGGGGCGGGGACGGTGAGCGAGCTCGCCGCCCTCGGCATCGGTGCCGTCTACGTCCCGCTGCCCATCGGCAACGGCGAGCAGCGGCGCAACGCGGCCGGCGTCGTCGGCGCGGGCGGGGGCGTCCTCGTCGAGGACGCCGCCCTGGACGCCGCCCTGGTCCGGGCCGAGATCCTCCCGCTGCTCACCGACGCCGACCGCCTGGCACGGCTGGGCGAGCGGGCCGCCACCGCCGGCATCCGCGACGGTGCCGCGCGCCTGGCCGACCTCGTCGCCGCCGCGGCCCGGGGAGGTGCCCGTGGCTGA
- the mraY gene encoding phospho-N-acetylmuramoyl-pentapeptide-transferase: protein MISILVAGAVALLVSLLGTPLFIKFLVHRNYGQFIRQDGPTAHYTKRGTPTMGGVVIILATLLGYGAANIAGGRLPQASGLLLLFLMVGLGFIGFLDDYIKISRQRSLGLRARWKIIGQAAVGITFSVLALQFPNENFRTPASTRVSFVRDTGLDLAFAGVIVGLVLFILWSNFLITAWSNAVNLTDGLDGLASGASAMVFAAYTVIALWQANQNCQYLPEPGSACYEVRDPRDLAIIAAALVGACFGFLWWNASPAQIFMGDTGSLALGGALAGFSILTRTEVLAAIIGGLFVIIVLSDVIQIGFFKMTGKRVFRMAPLHHHFELAGWGEVTIVIRFWLIAGLCVALGLGVFYAEWITA, encoded by the coding sequence GTGATCTCGATCCTCGTCGCGGGCGCCGTCGCGCTGCTCGTCTCCCTGCTGGGCACCCCGCTGTTCATCAAGTTCCTCGTCCACCGCAACTACGGGCAGTTCATCCGTCAGGACGGCCCGACGGCGCACTACACCAAGCGCGGGACGCCGACCATGGGCGGCGTCGTCATCATCCTCGCCACGCTGCTGGGCTACGGCGCCGCGAACATCGCGGGCGGCCGCCTGCCGCAGGCGTCCGGGCTGCTCCTGCTCTTCCTCATGGTCGGGCTGGGCTTCATCGGCTTCCTCGACGACTACATCAAGATCAGCCGGCAGCGGTCCCTGGGGCTGCGCGCCCGCTGGAAGATCATCGGGCAGGCCGCGGTCGGCATCACGTTCTCGGTGCTCGCGCTGCAGTTCCCCAACGAGAACTTCCGGACCCCGGCCTCGACCCGGGTCTCCTTCGTCCGGGACACCGGCCTCGACCTCGCCTTCGCCGGCGTGATCGTCGGGCTCGTCCTCTTCATCCTGTGGTCGAACTTCCTCATCACGGCGTGGTCGAACGCCGTCAACCTCACCGACGGGCTCGACGGCCTGGCGAGCGGGGCGTCGGCCATGGTGTTCGCCGCCTACACGGTCATCGCGCTGTGGCAGGCCAACCAGAACTGCCAGTACCTGCCCGAGCCGGGCTCGGCCTGCTACGAGGTCCGCGACCCGCGCGACCTCGCGATCATCGCCGCGGCCCTCGTCGGCGCGTGCTTCGGGTTCCTGTGGTGGAACGCCTCGCCCGCGCAGATCTTCATGGGCGACACCGGCTCCCTCGCCCTGGGTGGCGCACTGGCCGGGTTCTCCATCCTCACCCGGACCGAGGTCCTCGCCGCCATCATCGGCGGACTGTTCGTCATCATCGTCCTGTCCGACGTCATCCAGATCGGCTTCTTCAAGATGACCGGCAAACGGGTCTTCCGGATGGCGCCCCTGCACCACCACTTCGAGCTGGCGGGCTGGGGCGAGGTGACCATCGTCATCCGCTTCTGGCTCATCGCGGGGCTGTGCGTGGCGCTCGGCCTCGGGGTGTTCTACGCCGAGTGGATCACCGCGTGA